One bacterium genomic window carries:
- a CDS encoding MBL fold metallo-hydrolase, translating into MNEILEVIPVGPFQCNCIILADAASLDAVVIDPGDEVSKILARIEGYGLAVRSIVHTHTHIDHIGGTTKLREKTNARVMLHKEDLFLYENMAEQARFLRLPPGKAMTPVPPDEYLVDGHALRAGAWEGVTIHTPGHTPGSCAFFFPKFKDVGILFPGDTLFAGSIGRTDLWKGDYDQEIGSIKKKLLCLGDETIVVPGHGPGTTIGFEKRNNPFLT; encoded by the coding sequence ATGAACGAGATCCTGGAGGTCATCCCGGTCGGGCCTTTTCAGTGCAATTGCATCATCCTTGCGGATGCGGCGTCCTTGGACGCCGTCGTCATCGACCCCGGCGACGAGGTCTCGAAGATCCTGGCGCGGATCGAGGGCTACGGGCTCGCCGTCCGGTCGATCGTCCACACCCACACGCACATCGACCACATCGGCGGGACGACCAAACTCCGGGAAAAGACAAACGCCCGCGTGATGCTGCACAAGGAAGACCTGTTTCTCTACGAGAACATGGCGGAACAGGCGCGGTTTTTGCGGCTTCCGCCCGGGAAGGCCATGACGCCGGTGCCGCCGGATGAGTATCTGGTGGATGGCCATGCGTTGAGGGCCGGGGCCTGGGAGGGCGTGACGATTCACACTCCGGGCCACACTCCCGGCTCGTGCGCCTTCTTTTTTCCCAAATTCAAGGACGTTGGGATTCTCTTTCCCGGGGATACCCTCTTCGCGGGAAGCATCGGCCGGACGGACTTATGGAAGGGTGACTACGATCAGGAGATCGGTTCGATCAAAAAGAAGCTTCTCTGTCTCGGGGATGAAACAATTGTGGTCCCCGGCCATGGACCGGGGACCACAATCGGCTTCGAAAAGCGGAACAATCCGTTTCTTACCTGA
- a CDS encoding D-2-hydroxyacid dehydrogenase produces MKIVFLDAGTVDLGDVDISPLRRLGSYRAFADTPPSQVVSRARGSDAVVTNKCVLGAPEIAALPRLKLIAVAATGVNNVDLAAARRKKIAVANVAGYSTATVAEHALLFLLACSHRLREHHEAAWSEWSRSGRFALLDHPYADLCGKTLGVLGYGAIGRRVARLARAFGMKIAIARLPGRRYPATPKRKSLQEVLRLSDFVSLHCPLAAATRHLINRTTLGWMRPGAFLLNLSRGAVVSEEDVAQALLKGRLAGYATDVLSREPPLQKHPLLDRRLRGKILMTPHVAWASRESRQRLVDEIARNIRAFQNGWRRNRIV; encoded by the coding sequence GTGAAGATTGTCTTTCTGGACGCGGGGACGGTTGACTTGGGGGACGTCGATATTTCGCCGCTCCGGCGCCTGGGTTCCTACCGCGCTTTCGCGGATACGCCCCCGTCGCAAGTTGTTTCGCGCGCCCGCGGCTCCGACGCGGTCGTCACCAACAAGTGCGTGTTGGGGGCCCCTGAAATCGCGGCCTTGCCGCGGCTCAAGCTCATCGCCGTCGCGGCCACAGGCGTGAACAACGTCGATCTTGCCGCCGCGCGACGGAAAAAGATCGCCGTCGCCAACGTGGCGGGTTATTCCACGGCGACCGTCGCCGAGCACGCGCTGCTGTTCTTATTGGCCTGCTCTCACAGGCTCCGGGAGCATCATGAGGCGGCCTGGTCCGAATGGAGCCGTTCCGGGCGCTTCGCCCTCCTGGACCACCCTTACGCGGACCTTTGCGGTAAAACCCTGGGTGTCTTGGGCTACGGGGCCATCGGCCGCCGGGTGGCCCGCCTGGCTCGGGCGTTCGGCATGAAGATTGCTATAGCCAGGTTGCCGGGCCGGCGCTATCCCGCGACGCCCAAGCGAAAATCCCTCCAGGAGGTCCTGCGCTTGAGCGATTTCGTGAGCCTGCATTGTCCTCTCGCCGCCGCCACGCGCCACCTTATTAATAGGACGACGCTGGGTTGGATGAGGCCGGGTGCCTTCCTGCTGAACCTGTCACGCGGGGCCGTCGTGTCGGAGGAGGACGTCGCCCAAGCGCTCTTGAAGGGACGATTGGCGGGGTACGCGACGGACGTCCTGTCCCGGGAGCCGCCACTGCAAAAGCACCCCCTGCTGGATCGCCGCCTGCGGGGGAAAATTCTCATGACGCCCCACGTCGCTTGGGCGAGCCGGGAGTCGCGGCAGAGGCTCGTCGACGAGATCGCCCGAAACATCCGCGCGTTCCAAAACGGGTGGCGACGAAACCGGATTGTGTAA
- a CDS encoding transposase gives MRYDSFRHQRRSIRLKGYNYASPGRYFVTICAHGHLPLLDSAIARIIIDKAWQALPARFPHIRLDEFVIMPNHIHGIIVITREPPCRGEPRVRPYLVRPDRGRPVTGEHEVRPYIKNGTFPHSLGRIIQAFKSITTQRYAHAVNAALVETFERRLWQRNYYERIIRNRYEMAQVRQYIRNNPQNWSRDPENPDLFPCRGEPCVRPQGAAPDSNAF, from the coding sequence GTGCGCTACGACTCCTTTCGCCACCAGCGCCGTTCCATCCGCCTGAAAGGCTACAATTACGCCTCGCCGGGTCGATACTTCGTCACCATTTGCGCCCACGGGCATTTGCCGCTGCTGGATTCCGCGATCGCGCGGATCATCATCGACAAGGCCTGGCAGGCCCTCCCCGCCCGCTTCCCGCATATCCGCCTCGACGAATTCGTCATCATGCCCAACCATATTCACGGGATCATCGTCATCACCCGCGAACCCCCCTGTAGGGGCGAACCTCGTGTTCGCCCCTACTTGGTTCGCCCCGATCGTGGTCGCCCCGTCACGGGCGAGCATGAAGTTCGCCCCTACATTAAAAATGGAACATTCCCCCACAGCCTTGGCCGGATCATCCAGGCCTTCAAATCGATCACGACCCAGCGCTACGCACATGCGGTCAACGCCGCCCTGGTCGAGACCTTCGAGCGCCGTCTGTGGCAGCGAAATTACTACGAGCGCATCATCAGAAACCGGTATGAAATGGCCCAAGTTCGGCAGTATATTCGGAACAACCCGCAGAACTGGTCGAGGGACCCCGAAAACCCCGATCTGTTCCCCTGTAGGGGCGAACCTTGTGTTCGCCCGCAAGGTGCGGCACCCGATTCCAATGCGTTTTAA
- a CDS encoding HU family DNA-binding protein: protein MGKTLTKSQVIGAVADKCDLPKKQVNNVIEQLVALAYKEAKNSFTLPGLGKLVLVNRKARMGRNPQTGQPIKIPAKRVVKFRVAKAAKDSILGKR, encoded by the coding sequence ATGGGAAAAACACTCACGAAGTCACAGGTCATCGGCGCGGTTGCCGATAAGTGCGATCTGCCGAAGAAGCAGGTCAACAACGTCATCGAACAGCTGGTCGCCTTGGCCTACAAGGAAGCCAAGAACAGCTTCACGCTCCCGGGCTTGGGCAAGCTCGTGCTCGTGAACCGCAAGGCGCGCATGGGCCGCAATCCCCAGACCGGCCAGCCGATCAAGATCCCGGCCAAGCGCGTGGTGAAGTTCCGCGTGGCCAAGGCCGCCAAGGATTCGATCCTCGGCAAGAGATAG
- a CDS encoding YqgE/AlgH family protein — translation MMDEIQPIFLIAVPQMGDPNFSRTVVLVLQNDEEGAIGLVINRPTQITLERFADGQGLPCHKRLADTVVFRGGPVQAERGWILHADDSVEERQEVIAGLYVSTGSDTLEELMKRGSKPLRLYLGYAGWGAGQLEKEMIEGAWITAEAHAKYIFETPPDKLWNQILADLGVDPNRLMVGTGLH, via the coding sequence ATGATGGACGAGATTCAGCCCATCTTCCTCATCGCCGTCCCCCAGATGGGAGACCCGAATTTTTCCAGAACCGTCGTCCTGGTCCTTCAGAACGACGAGGAGGGGGCGATCGGGCTCGTCATCAACCGCCCGACCCAGATCACCTTGGAGCGTTTCGCCGACGGCCAGGGACTCCCCTGCCACAAACGCCTCGCGGACACCGTCGTCTTCCGCGGCGGCCCCGTCCAGGCCGAGCGCGGCTGGATCCTGCACGCGGACGACTCCGTGGAGGAGCGGCAGGAGGTCATCGCGGGCCTCTACGTCTCGACCGGCAGCGATACGCTGGAAGAACTGATGAAACGCGGCAGCAAGCCTTTGCGGCTGTACCTGGGCTACGCCGGCTGGGGCGCGGGCCAGCTGGAAAAGGAGATGATCGAAGGCGCATGGATCACGGCCGAGGCCCATGCCAAATACATTTTCGAAACGCCCCCGGACAAGCTCTGGAACCAAATCCTCGCGGACCTCGGGGTCGACCCGAACCGGTTGATGGTGGGAACGGGGTTGCACTAG